The Helicobacter mustelae genome has a segment encoding these proteins:
- a CDS encoding polysaccharide deacetylase family protein codes for MSHKIQKVLLLFLCLGIWESLYAGPIKSQGFSSSPDKTIGSNSSEIKALHVKTLDTKTQDFKATPASLKELTLRYAKEHPKIFAENPSGSINHIPTTKPIVFLTLDACSGKVDERILKLLESQHIPAMLFLNARWIDKHIPLFKSLSKNPLFSLQNHGTLHKPLSVDGKSIYHIQGTKNIKEVYEEVMQNHKKMIILGAKPPRFFRSGTAYYDDVALKILKDLGYQAMGFDVLGDAGATFNTEQIIKQSALVKNGSILIYHFNHPEKDSYEGLSKVIEILKKKGFVFGRLEDFLTKPQH; via the coding sequence ATGAGTCACAAGATCCAAAAAGTCTTATTACTTTTTCTTTGCTTAGGCATTTGGGAGAGTCTTTATGCAGGCCCCATCAAATCCCAAGGTTTCAGCTCCTCCCCTGACAAAACCATAGGCTCCAATTCCTCTGAAATAAAAGCCCTGCATGTCAAAACCCTAGACACAAAGACTCAAGATTTCAAAGCCACCCCTGCCTCTCTCAAAGAGCTCACCCTGCGCTATGCAAAGGAACATCCAAAAATCTTTGCAGAAAATCCCTCTGGCTCCATCAATCATATCCCCACCACAAAACCCATAGTCTTCCTCACTCTAGATGCCTGCAGCGGGAAGGTGGATGAGAGGATCTTAAAACTTTTAGAATCCCAACATATTCCTGCGATGCTGTTTTTAAATGCTCGCTGGATTGATAAGCATATTCCACTTTTTAAAAGTCTTAGCAAAAATCCTCTTTTTTCTTTGCAAAACCATGGAACATTGCACAAGCCTCTGAGCGTTGATGGAAAAAGCATCTATCATATCCAGGGCACAAAAAACATCAAAGAAGTTTATGAAGAAGTGATGCAAAATCACAAAAAAATGATCATTCTTGGCGCAAAGCCTCCGCGATTTTTCCGCTCTGGCACAGCATATTATGATGACGTGGCTTTAAAAATCCTAAAAGATCTAGGCTATCAGGCAATGGGCTTTGATGTGCTGGGTGATGCAGGTGCTACTTTCAATACAGAGCAAATCATCAAACAAAGCGCATTGGTTAAAAATGGCTCGATTCTAATCTATCATTTCAATCATCCAGAAAAAGACAGCTATGAAGGACTTTCCAAGGTGATTGAGATCCTGAAAAAAAAGGGATTTGTCTTTGGCAGGCTTGAAGATTTTCTCACAAAGCCACAGCACTAA
- a CDS encoding ferritin-like domain-containing protein, whose translation MNFFAALEKILFAEDPDQKIALFREFHEDFHYTKKYDFDHQSPIKISPLPSYHSFCQIIHPTRIRRPKDLSSTNTLAKVIHSIVHIEYSAIDLALDASYRFRNLSPQYYTDWLEVAQEEISHFLLLRSLLQDLGFDYGDFPVHQNLFDAQMATNHSLSHRMGLVHRALEANGLDANPFVAQKISQSSHAIAKKALSVLDIILRDEISHVHKGDKWWRAYKKEGEDFLSLLRDYRHFSPMSKILNKEARLQAGYTKEELLLIERDKPMEGSQY comes from the coding sequence ATGAATTTTTTCGCCGCATTAGAAAAGATCCTCTTTGCAGAGGATCCCGATCAAAAAATTGCGCTCTTTAGAGAATTTCATGAAGACTTCCACTACACAAAAAAATATGATTTTGACCATCAATCTCCTATCAAAATCTCCCCTCTGCCCAGCTATCATAGCTTTTGTCAAATCATCCACCCCACAAGGATCCGACGCCCCAAAGATCTCTCCAGCACCAATACACTGGCAAAAGTCATCCACTCCATCGTGCATATCGAATACAGCGCCATTGATCTAGCCCTAGATGCGAGCTATCGCTTTCGCAATCTTAGCCCTCAATATTACACAGATTGGCTAGAGGTTGCACAAGAGGAGATCTCTCATTTTCTCTTGCTTAGATCCTTGCTGCAGGATCTAGGCTTTGATTATGGGGACTTTCCGGTGCATCAAAATCTCTTTGATGCGCAAATGGCCACCAATCACTCCCTAAGTCATAGGATGGGACTTGTGCATCGTGCACTAGAAGCCAATGGACTAGATGCCAATCCCTTTGTCGCCCAAAAAATCTCCCAAAGCTCGCATGCGATCGCAAAAAAAGCACTCTCTGTGCTAGACATCATCCTAAGGGATGAAATCTCTCATGTACATAAGGGGGACAAATGGTGGCGCGCCTACAAAAAAGAAGGGGAGGATTTTTTGAGTCTACTGCGGGATTACAGGCACTTTTCTCCAATGAGCAAAATCCTCAATAAAGAAGCTCGCTTGCAAGCAGGCTACACAAAAGAAGAACTCCTTTTAATAGAGCGAGATAAACCAATGGAAGGAAGCCAATATTAA
- a CDS encoding aspartate carbamoyltransferase catalytic subunit produces the protein MRHLIKTSDLEILEILEILKKANSYPKKLAKKPLEDKLIITAFFENSTRTLSSFEIAAKNLGASVIRLDVSRSSTSKGETIGDTAANLNAMHPHAIIIRHKNAGAGEHLARYVNCPIINGGDGAHAHPTQALLDLLTIFNHFDGKVEGKRVGIVGDIKNSRVANSNIELLSRFGLEITLIAPPHFLPETTLKTTHNLKESLKNLDILISLRTQTERHDYQIYGSLQDYARDFCITKEILGYHDLIVLHPGPVHHNIDLGDEVLKDPRCKVLDQVSNGVLIRMAVMEYCITQENP, from the coding sequence ATGCGCCACCTCATCAAAACAAGCGACCTTGAGATTTTGGAGATTTTAGAGATTTTAAAAAAGGCAAATTCCTATCCCAAAAAATTGGCAAAAAAACCCCTAGAGGATAAGCTCATCATCACTGCATTTTTTGAAAATTCTACGCGCACACTCAGCAGCTTTGAGATTGCAGCAAAAAATCTAGGAGCAAGTGTGATAAGGCTAGATGTCTCAAGAAGCTCCACGAGCAAGGGAGAAACCATCGGTGATACCGCTGCAAATCTCAATGCCATGCACCCGCATGCAATCATCATTCGACACAAGAATGCGGGTGCGGGTGAGCATCTCGCAAGATATGTGAACTGTCCCATCATCAATGGAGGAGATGGCGCACATGCTCATCCTACCCAGGCCCTCCTAGATCTACTAACTATCTTTAATCACTTTGATGGGAAGGTGGAGGGCAAGCGCGTGGGGATTGTTGGAGATATCAAAAACTCTCGAGTTGCAAATAGCAATATCGAACTTCTCTCGCGCTTTGGACTAGAGATTACTTTGATTGCACCCCCACATTTTCTCCCTGAAACCACGCTAAAAACCACACACAATCTCAAAGAATCCCTCAAAAATCTTGATATCCTCATTAGCCTTCGCACACAAACAGAGCGCCATGATTATCAAATCTATGGCTCCTTGCAGGACTATGCCAGGGATTTTTGCATCACCAAAGAAATCCTAGGCTATCATGATCTTATTGTATTGCATCCAGGGCCGGTACATCATAATATCGATTTAGGGGATGAGGTCCTAAAAGATCCTCGCTGCAAAGTCCTTGATCAAGTAAGCAATGGAGTACTTATCCGTATGGCAGTGATGGAGTACTGCATCACCCAGGAAAACCCCTAG
- the tlyA gene encoding 23S rRNA (cytidine-2'-O)-methyltransferase TlyA produces MRLDVFLSQRFSLSREKSAALIKGGKVKMEGKILNKASFQVDGLEDFIELCELPRFVSRAGEKLYGFLQGWDLSGWCVLDVGASMGGFSQVALLLGAKEVHCVDVGRNQLSEVLRKDTRIEVYEECDIRDFLPRDGREGYDLLLCDLSFIGIEKIFFALSKWSKNMVLLFKPQFEVGRNVKRNKKGVVCDQDAIMKALGDFRTYVDLQGYEIIREQKSILKGKAGNEEFFLFLQRRD; encoded by the coding sequence ATGCGTCTAGATGTTTTTCTTTCCCAGAGATTTTCTTTGAGTCGAGAGAAATCTGCTGCTTTGATTAAGGGAGGAAAAGTCAAGATGGAGGGCAAAATCCTCAATAAAGCAAGTTTTCAAGTTGATGGGCTAGAGGATTTTATCGAGCTTTGTGAGTTGCCTCGCTTTGTCTCTAGGGCTGGAGAGAAGCTCTATGGCTTTTTGCAGGGATGGGATTTAAGCGGGTGGTGCGTGCTAGATGTGGGTGCGAGCATGGGAGGATTTAGCCAGGTGGCATTGCTACTTGGTGCAAAAGAGGTGCATTGTGTGGATGTGGGCAGGAATCAATTGAGTGAGGTTTTGCGCAAGGATACTCGCATAGAGGTTTATGAGGAATGTGATATTCGAGATTTTCTCCCTAGGGATGGGAGAGAGGGATATGATTTGCTGTTATGTGATTTGAGTTTTATTGGGATTGAGAAGATTTTTTTTGCGCTATCAAAATGGAGTAAAAACATGGTTTTACTCTTTAAGCCACAATTTGAAGTGGGCAGAAATGTCAAGCGCAACAAAAAAGGTGTGGTGTGTGATCAGGATGCCATTATGAAGGCATTGGGGGATTTTCGGACTTATGTGGATTTGCAGGGCTATGAGATTATCAGGGAGCAAAAATCTATCTTGAAGGGAAAGGCAGGGAATGAGGAATTTTTCTTATTTTTGCAACGAAGAGATTGA
- a CDS encoding NAD(P)H-hydrate epimerase, with the protein MQNLYKDTKALDSRCYMQFGLEPEILMENAGNALKNLIMRLVQRGSVISIVCGGGDNGGDGYVLARQLLGDYRVWVYSAKPPKSKNCIKQHERATALGVEFVKKLLPCDVVVDCFIGSGLQSTLDAEANKLIDSMNRVGRIKIACDIPSGVRAYGDIAKAFLADYTLAMGARNVALYRDEAKAYVGVVEVGDLGVSASKYEVDSHIKLLEASDLQLPLRKNPNVHKGDFGHLCVYAGEKSGAGSLCALAGLRIGAGSVSVIGDLHPYFAEVMYMSIPSAKTSAFCIGMGMGTEIPEVFLALDPMLPCVLDADILRHERIAELLSSHQNIVITPHCGEFLNLWERCGMGELAKEDFLADKMEYFMRFCSKYPHVVMVLKGANVMIAKKDRVYINALGNAALAKAGSGDVLAGIIGGLLAQGFLPLEAALHGSLIHSLCAQDFCEKNYALTPLDIIATLGRVVLE; encoded by the coding sequence ATGCAAAATCTCTATAAAGATACAAAAGCGCTGGATTCGCGCTGTTATATGCAGTTTGGGCTAGAGCCTGAGATATTGATGGAAAATGCTGGCAATGCGTTAAAAAATCTCATCATGCGTCTTGTGCAGAGGGGAAGTGTGATTAGCATTGTGTGCGGGGGTGGGGACAATGGGGGAGATGGATATGTGCTAGCAAGGCAGCTGCTGGGGGATTATCGTGTGTGGGTATATAGTGCCAAGCCTCCCAAGAGCAAAAACTGCATCAAGCAGCATGAGCGCGCCACTGCGCTGGGAGTGGAATTTGTCAAAAAGCTTCTACCCTGTGATGTGGTGGTGGATTGCTTTATTGGAAGTGGATTGCAAAGTACCCTGGATGCAGAGGCAAACAAACTTATAGATTCCATGAATCGTGTGGGAAGGATAAAAATTGCCTGCGATATCCCCAGTGGTGTGCGAGCCTATGGAGACATAGCAAAGGCTTTTTTGGCAGATTATACCCTGGCGATGGGAGCGCGTAATGTGGCTTTGTATCGCGATGAGGCCAAGGCCTATGTGGGGGTGGTGGAAGTAGGGGATTTGGGCGTGAGTGCCAGTAAATATGAAGTGGATTCTCATATCAAGCTTTTGGAAGCCAGTGATTTGCAATTGCCTCTGCGCAAAAATCCCAATGTCCACAAAGGAGATTTTGGGCATTTGTGCGTATATGCGGGGGAGAAGAGTGGAGCGGGAAGCCTTTGTGCGCTGGCGGGATTGCGCATAGGTGCTGGTAGCGTGAGTGTCATTGGGGATTTGCATCCTTATTTTGCTGAGGTGATGTATATGAGCATACCAAGTGCTAAAACCAGTGCTTTTTGCATAGGTATGGGCATGGGTACAGAGATCCCAGAGGTATTTTTGGCATTAGATCCTATGCTTCCCTGTGTCTTGGATGCAGATATTTTGCGTCATGAGAGGATTGCAGAACTTCTCTCCTCCCATCAAAATATTGTGATTACACCTCACTGTGGCGAGTTTTTGAACTTATGGGAGCGCTGTGGCATGGGCGAGCTTGCAAAAGAGGATTTTTTGGCAGATAAGATGGAATACTTCATGCGTTTTTGTAGCAAATATCCCCATGTCGTGATGGTGCTCAAGGGTGCGAATGTGATGATTGCTAAAAAAGATAGAGTCTATATCAATGCGCTGGGGAATGCCGCACTAGCCAAGGCTGGTAGTGGAGATGTACTAGCAGGCATCATAGGTGGCTTACTGGCACAGGGATTTTTGCCCCTGGAGGCTGCATTGCATGGCAGTCTCATTCATAGCCTGTGCGCGCAGGATTTTTGTGAGAAAAATTATGCGCTTACCCCGCTAGATATCATTGCAACACTAGGGAGGGTTGTCTTAGAATAA
- a CDS encoding outer membrane family protein, producing MKKVYISLAFLAISSNTLQGMDAKISGAVETFNKIGFNNAPMNVKEGRYPTDTFGTLIARVQVDGDFLTKEQKESGQSFTGGIGFLAGGIIYDDTRRWGNVDFERNFHVKSGDSIAGTNYIITNGVLYNLYLQYQIQRPNADGTAEHIFTIKGGRYKSTAMFMSGFNQGFELDYRYKGLELWWFSSFGRGFAYSEWIYDFYARKKMNNTNYGIHVLKASYSFNSGFYISPFVYFSPDFYVAPIIEAKYDSNPGFNREGVRSVTRVIFMSSFNTPAASKQWAYQFLTGKEGHTLAILQQVDINNYYIGAGWYQNFGNGNAQIGTYGNGAIGPWDFWTNTVYNMSAVSNAVTKDAKTGYIYGGGQHGNFKWDILGRLTYSIRADEKAIPLNLYYTFNKHFRIWFKLEWQRVTTHAGFVFTTSSTLDIDASPFRIKKSITQDRSQAMIILTYGF from the coding sequence ATGAAAAAGGTTTACATTTCCTTGGCATTTCTTGCAATTTCTAGCAACACTCTCCAAGGCATGGATGCAAAAATCTCTGGTGCTGTGGAAACATTTAACAAAATCGGGTTTAACAATGCTCCTATGAATGTAAAAGAAGGACGTTATCCTACCGACACTTTTGGAACCTTGATCGCTAGGGTGCAGGTGGATGGGGATTTCCTTACAAAAGAGCAAAAAGAATCAGGGCAGAGTTTTACTGGCGGCATTGGATTTCTTGCAGGTGGCATAATCTATGATGACACTAGAAGATGGGGGAATGTGGACTTTGAAAGGAATTTCCATGTCAAAAGCGGAGACTCCATCGCTGGGACCAACTACATCATCACAAATGGCGTACTTTATAATCTCTATCTCCAATACCAAATACAAAGACCCAATGCAGATGGAACTGCAGAACATATCTTTACCATAAAGGGAGGACGTTATAAGAGCACTGCGATGTTCATGAGCGGTTTTAACCAAGGCTTTGAGCTAGATTATCGATACAAAGGCTTAGAACTTTGGTGGTTTAGCTCCTTTGGCCGCGGATTTGCGTATTCTGAGTGGATTTATGATTTTTATGCACGCAAAAAAATGAACAACACCAACTATGGCATCCATGTTCTCAAGGCTTCCTATAGTTTTAATTCAGGGTTTTATATTTCGCCATTTGTTTATTTTTCGCCAGATTTCTATGTTGCCCCCATCATAGAGGCCAAATATGACAGCAATCCCGGCTTCAACAGAGAGGGCGTGCGATCTGTGACAAGAGTCATTTTTATGTCCTCCTTTAACACCCCTGCAGCAAGCAAACAGTGGGCCTATCAATTCCTAACAGGAAAAGAGGGGCATACTCTTGCAATTTTGCAGCAAGTGGATATTAATAATTATTACATCGGGGCTGGATGGTATCAGAACTTTGGCAATGGTAATGCGCAGATTGGAACTTATGGAAATGGGGCGATTGGCCCATGGGATTTTTGGACAAATACCGTTTATAACATGAGTGCTGTGTCTAATGCTGTTACCAAAGATGCAAAGACAGGCTACATCTATGGTGGCGGGCAACATGGAAATTTCAAATGGGATATTTTGGGGAGATTAACCTATTCAATTCGCGCGGATGAAAAGGCAATCCCACTCAATCTCTACTACACCTTTAACAAACATTTTCGCATATGGTTCAAGCTAGAGTGGCAGAGAGTAACAACACATGCGGGATTTGTCTTTACCACAAGCTCGACACTAGATATTGATGCTTCACCCTTTCGAATCAAAAAAAGCATTACACAAGACCGCAGTCAAGCTATGATTATACTGACTTATGGCTTCTAG
- a CDS encoding methionine-R-sulfoxide reductase, with protein MNKLTEQEAYVILQKGTEPPFSGEYDQHFEEGVYVCRQCENPLFTSEAKFKSGCGWPSFDDCILDGVRESLDNDGRRIEITCARCGGHLGHVFRGEGFTQKDTRHCVNSLSIRFKKSDAKSL; from the coding sequence ATGAACAAACTTACAGAGCAGGAAGCCTATGTGATTTTACAGAAAGGCACCGAACCACCCTTTAGTGGTGAATATGATCAGCATTTTGAGGAGGGGGTTTATGTTTGTAGACAATGTGAGAATCCCCTCTTTACCTCAGAGGCAAAATTCAAGTCTGGATGCGGCTGGCCTAGCTTTGATGATTGTATTTTGGATGGCGTTCGGGAGAGTTTGGATAATGATGGCAGGAGGATTGAGATCACTTGCGCGCGCTGTGGTGGGCATTTGGGGCATGTATTTCGGGGGGAAGGCTTCACGCAAAAAGACACGCGACATTGCGTAAACTCTCTATCCATTCGTTTCAAAAAATCCGATGCAAAATCTCTATAA
- a CDS encoding outer membrane family protein has protein sequence MKKLSSLTTLLVAMSGSAGAMDFKPSGSLTSFNRIGFNNAPMNVKENLYPTESWGTFIVKAQVDADFLSKEQKESGQSFTGSIGIFAGGLIYDNSRRWGNADFDKNFNLKSGDSVVGAWYVIANANIYNLYGRYEIRKPNADGTADHVFSIKGGRYESSAEFMYAYTQGFELDYKYKGLNLWWYSSFGRAFAEGSWMYPWYNPKQMNNVNYGIHILQLSYTFKSGFHIQPYVYISPDFYVAPILKLIYDSNPNFNKQGVRSKTTVNFMYVHHTPAAAKQWRYLAIAGHDAQTLNFTEQVDINNYYIAAGGYFNFGNANAQLGTYGNPWIPWNYWSSTVYQMGGMTAALTKNAKSGYIYVGGSHLGGKLEWRILGRITRSPFENEASIPFNLYYTVNKYFKMWFKLEWQTATLHKGYVIALIPNNPGSYYLPGSPFKATKNVTQDRSNFMFSFTYSF, from the coding sequence TTGAAAAAGCTCTCCTCCCTAACGACGCTTTTAGTAGCGATGAGTGGCTCGGCCGGGGCAATGGACTTCAAGCCATCTGGCTCCCTCACGAGCTTCAACAGAATAGGTTTCAATAATGCGCCTATGAATGTGAAAGAGAATCTTTACCCAACTGAGAGTTGGGGTACCTTCATTGTAAAGGCGCAAGTTGATGCAGACTTCCTCTCCAAAGAACAGAAAGAATCTGGACAAAGCTTCACGGGCAGTATCGGTATTTTTGCTGGTGGACTTATCTATGATAACTCGAGAAGATGGGGAAACGCCGACTTTGACAAAAACTTCAACCTAAAAAGTGGGGATTCTGTTGTTGGTGCATGGTATGTCATTGCCAATGCCAACATCTATAACCTCTATGGCAGATATGAAATCAGAAAACCCAATGCAGATGGAACTGCGGATCATGTTTTCAGCATCAAAGGCGGCCGTTACGAAAGTAGCGCAGAATTCATGTATGCATATACACAGGGTTTTGAGCTAGACTACAAATACAAAGGGCTGAATCTCTGGTGGTACAGCTCCTTTGGCCGTGCGTTTGCAGAGGGCTCATGGATGTATCCATGGTATAACCCAAAACAAATGAATAACGTCAACTATGGTATCCATATCCTCCAACTTTCCTACACCTTTAAATCTGGATTCCATATTCAACCCTATGTTTACATTTCACCGGATTTCTATGTTGCCCCCATTCTCAAGTTGATTTATGATAGCAATCCTAATTTCAACAAACAGGGTGTGCGCTCTAAAACTACAGTTAACTTCATGTATGTACATCATACCCCAGCAGCAGCTAAGCAATGGAGATATCTAGCCATCGCGGGCCATGACGCACAGACTCTTAATTTCACCGAGCAAGTGGATATCAACAACTACTATATCGCGGCAGGAGGATACTTTAACTTTGGAAACGCCAACGCCCAACTCGGTACCTACGGTAACCCCTGGATTCCATGGAACTACTGGTCAAGCACCGTTTATCAAATGGGTGGGATGACCGCAGCTCTTACCAAAAATGCAAAGTCAGGATATATTTATGTAGGTGGAAGCCATCTTGGTGGGAAACTTGAATGGAGGATTTTGGGAAGAATCACTCGTTCTCCTTTTGAAAACGAAGCATCCATACCATTCAACCTCTATTACACAGTTAACAAGTACTTTAAAATGTGGTTCAAGCTAGAATGGCAAACCGCCACATTGCATAAAGGCTATGTGATTGCCTTGATTCCCAACAATCCTGGGAGCTACTATCTTCCTGGTTCTCCCTTCAAGGCAACCAAAAATGTTACGCAAGACCGCAGTAACTTTATGTTTAGTTTCACCTATAGCTTCTAA
- a CDS encoding peptidylprolyl isomerase, whose amino-acid sequence MYEELKTYNPTKEELQGYQYATIKTNKGEIVVKLFPESAPQAVSNFATLSKEGFYKGLSFHRVIAGFVAQGGCPKGTGTGGPGWRITCELKNNPHKHLKGSLSMAHAGRDTGGSQFFLCFVALPHLDGEHTVFGRIDEKDSQSMAVLDSLKQGDVIEDIHITASK is encoded by the coding sequence ATGTATGAAGAATTAAAAACCTACAACCCCACAAAAGAAGAATTACAGGGCTACCAATATGCCACCATAAAGACAAACAAAGGAGAGATCGTAGTGAAATTATTCCCAGAATCCGCCCCTCAAGCAGTCAGCAATTTTGCCACACTCAGCAAAGAGGGATTTTATAAGGGTCTAAGCTTTCACCGCGTGATCGCAGGATTTGTAGCACAGGGTGGTTGTCCCAAGGGAACTGGTACAGGAGGCCCTGGATGGCGCATTACTTGTGAACTCAAAAACAATCCCCACAAACATCTCAAAGGCAGCCTAAGTATGGCTCATGCAGGGAGAGACACAGGAGGGAGTCAGTTTTTTCTCTGCTTTGTGGCATTACCCCATCTTGATGGAGAACATACAGTATTTGGACGCATTGATGAAAAGGACAGCCAAAGCATGGCTGTGCTAGATTCTCTAAAGCAGGGAGATGTAATTGAGGATATTCACATCACTGCGAGCAAATAA
- the sppA gene encoding signal peptide peptidase SppA, with translation MRTLANILLAPFAFITKYFKACIFLLIIVLLFFFLHNDGGQKNANLAKIYLHGPIIDSTSIYEQIKKIKANPNIKGALLLINSPGGAVSASVEISDMIRELNQRIPVVAYVQGVMASGSYYGGMYSKQIFANRGALIGSIGVIFSSMNIQNLMQKIGVSQQGVSAGAYKEVGTPLRKWTPEEYAYIKNLIQEEYQMFIDDVSDARKLDKHNYKSFAEGKIFTAKNAQKLGLIDEIGGMDDAIEALKNFSHVQDPIWLEKSKFDNYLERVVNSSTQVLFKNFAYQLQ, from the coding sequence TTGAGAACACTTGCCAATATTTTATTAGCCCCATTTGCATTCATTACAAAATATTTCAAAGCCTGTATATTCTTACTCATCATTGTTTTGCTTTTCTTTTTTTTGCACAATGATGGAGGGCAAAAAAATGCCAATCTTGCCAAAATCTATCTGCATGGACCCATCATCGATTCCACCTCCATCTATGAACAGATCAAAAAAATCAAAGCAAACCCCAATATCAAGGGAGCTTTATTGCTGATTAATTCTCCAGGGGGTGCGGTCAGCGCTAGCGTAGAAATCAGTGATATGATAAGGGAGCTCAATCAACGCATCCCAGTAGTGGCCTATGTGCAAGGAGTAATGGCAAGTGGAAGCTATTATGGAGGCATGTATTCTAAGCAAATCTTTGCAAATCGCGGTGCACTCATTGGTTCTATTGGAGTGATCTTTAGCAGCATGAATATCCAAAATTTGATGCAAAAAATCGGAGTAAGTCAGCAAGGCGTGAGTGCTGGAGCCTACAAAGAGGTAGGCACCCCTTTGCGCAAATGGACACCTGAGGAATATGCCTATATCAAAAATCTCATCCAAGAAGAATATCAGATGTTTATTGATGATGTAAGTGATGCTAGAAAACTGGATAAACACAATTACAAGAGCTTTGCTGAGGGGAAGATCTTCACTGCAAAAAATGCGCAAAAACTGGGTCTAATCGATGAGATCGGAGGAATGGATGATGCCATAGAGGCGCTAAAAAATTTCTCCCATGTGCAAGATCCCATATGGCTAGAAAAAAGCAAATTTGACAATTATTTAGAGCGCGTTGTAAATTCCAGCACGCAAGTTCTATTCAAAAACTTTGCCTATCAACTCCAATAA
- the purU gene encoding formyltetrahydrofolate deformylase, giving the protein MNSHNHTILILCPDQQGLIFQISAILSKANLNIEKNDEFVDKEQNMFFMRTEVSGELDKELLGQQLSDALPHESQIKIIPQSKKSLLIFCTKENHCLGDLLLRYESGELDVEIKAVISNYPHLGDLVGKFGIEFLHISHQNLTRQEHEARILQACSKYEVDYLVLAKYMRILSPHFVKQYEQKIINIHHSFLPAFIGANPYKQAYERGVKLIGATAHFVNDNLDEGPIIAQDVININHTYSWRDMQKAGRNIEKIVFAKAIELALQDRIFVYGNKTVVF; this is encoded by the coding sequence TTGAATTCACACAATCACACCATACTGATTCTATGCCCTGACCAGCAAGGGCTGATTTTTCAGATTTCTGCCATCCTCTCAAAAGCAAATCTCAATATCGAAAAAAATGATGAGTTCGTAGACAAGGAGCAAAATATGTTTTTCATGCGCACGGAGGTGAGCGGGGAGCTTGATAAAGAGCTTTTGGGCCAGCAGCTTAGCGATGCACTGCCCCATGAATCCCAAATCAAAATCATCCCACAAAGCAAAAAATCCCTGCTGATTTTTTGCACAAAAGAAAATCACTGCTTAGGAGATCTGCTCTTGCGCTATGAGAGTGGGGAATTGGATGTAGAAATCAAAGCAGTGATTAGCAATTATCCTCATCTTGGGGATTTGGTGGGCAAATTTGGCATAGAATTTCTTCATATTTCTCACCAAAATCTCACGCGCCAGGAGCATGAGGCGCGCATACTGCAAGCCTGCAGCAAATATGAAGTGGATTATTTGGTGTTGGCAAAATACATGAGGATCCTCTCTCCGCATTTTGTCAAACAATATGAGCAAAAAATCATCAATATTCATCATAGTTTTTTGCCCGCATTCATTGGAGCAAATCCCTATAAACAAGCCTATGAGCGAGGGGTGAAGCTCATTGGTGCAACCGCGCATTTTGTCAATGACAATCTTGATGAGGGGCCCATTATCGCTCAAGATGTCATTAATATCAACCACACCTATAGCTGGAGGGATATGCAAAAAGCCGGGCGCAATATCGAAAAAATCGTTTTTGCAAAAGCAATAGAACTCGCCTTGCAAGATAGAATCTTTGTCTATGGCAACAAAACTGTGGTGTTTTGA